In a single window of the Rhineura floridana isolate rRhiFlo1 chromosome 3, rRhiFlo1.hap2, whole genome shotgun sequence genome:
- the SEC24A gene encoding protein transport protein Sec24A isoform X1: MTAGLSPGSATCKKCACATSSSPFRCEEGPVQSPLMNSPHLSDGQGYNSLVPGMYSQQVATKNPLHTSSGLSNYGVSQNVPQFSNYQGPGQTLNRPPVGSASLATAQQGPVAQMPPPLQNSVVVSSSAGTFHSGVNLPAHSNWQYGHAPLNQPTMGSQANHFAHGAATRPLLSSTVNTNASTNYNYVSSAGGPPVQNSYTKPGFVPLPGSQLTYSPVRPPIGTAPIGSQASIWPLAPPAAPPASITSQALQNSSTTQEAGDVASTASDGLLVQNNYDTIEGGGFLASAHTASAPQNPKTNRHVGSAYPTLPLGYQNASPSGGPRMQYPGGPQQFPQPCLGTNPLAASMGGLSLQPEGLRPINLLQERNILPATPLQPPIPNLHEDIQKLNCNPELFRCTLTNIPQTQALLNKAKLPLGLMLHPFKDLSQLPVVTSSTIVRCRSCRTYINPFVSFLDQRRWKCNLCYRVNDVPEEFMYNPVTRVYGEPHKRPEVQNATIEFMAPSEYMLRPPQPPVYLFVFDVSHNAIETGYLNTVCKTVLDNLDLVPGNTRTKIGFITFDSTIHFYSLQEGLSQPQMLIVSDIEDVFIPMPENLLVNLNESKELIQDLLRTLPQMFTNSLETQSALGPALQAAFKLMSPTGGRISVFQTQLPTLGVGALKSREEPNQKASAKDIHLTPSTDFYKKLALDCSGQQVAVDLFLLSGQYSDLASLGCISRYSAGSVYYYQSYHQQHNPLLVEKLQKELKRYLTRKIGFEAVMRIRCTKGLSIHTFHGNFFVRSTDLLSLPNVNPDAGYAVQMSVEESLTDMQVVCFQSALLYTSSKGERRIRVHTLCLPVVSQLSDVYLGADVQAITGLLANMAVDRSVSASLSDARDALVNAIVDSLSAYRSSVLTIQQPGLMAPISLRLFPLYVLALLKQKAFQTGTNIRSDDRIFTMCQVKNQPLVYLMLMMHPNLYRIDNLTDERALNINDRTIPQPPILQLSAEKLNRDGAYLMDAGSVMFLWVGKNCGQNFINNVLGVPHYASIPHNLAQLPELDTAESSRVLAFISWLREQRPFFPILYILRDESPWKPSFLQNMIEDRTESALSYYEFLLHIQQQVNK; encoded by the exons ATGACTGCTGGTCTCTCTCCCGGAAGTGCCACGTGTAAGAAGTGCGCTTGCGCGACATCGTCCAGTCCCTTCCGGTGTGAGGAGG GTCCTGTGCAAAGCCCATTGATGAATTCACCACACTTATCTGATGGACAGGGATACAATTCTTTGGTCCCAGGCATGTATTCTCAGCAAGTGGCAACAAAAAATCCATTGCATACATCTTCTGGACTCTCTAACTATGGTGTGTCTCAGAACGTTCCACAGTTTAGTAATTATCAGGGACCTGGGCAGACTCTTAATAGACCACCTGTTGGATCTGCTTCTCTGGCAACAGCACAACAAGGACCTGTTGCCCAAATGCCTCCTCCATTGCAGAACTCAGTTGTTGTATCAAGCTCTGCAGGTACCTTTCATTCTGGAGTTAATCTCCCAGCACATTCAAACTGGCAGTATGGGCACGCTCCTTTGAATCAGCCAACAATGGGCTCTCAAGCAAACCATTTTGCTCATGGAGCAGCAACTCGGCCATTGTTGTCATCAACGGTGAATACAAATGCATCAACGAACTATAATTATGTTTCTTCTGCTGGAGGTCCTCCAGTTCAAAACAGCTATACAAAGCCAG GTTTTGTTCCTCTGCCAGGTAGTCAGCTAACATACTCGCCAGTTAGACCTCCAATAGGAACTGCTCCAATTGGAAGTCAAGCCTCTATATGGCCCTTGGCTCCGCCAGCGGCTCCCCCAGCAAGCATTACATCCCAAGCTTTACAAAATTCATCAACTACACAAGAAG CAGGTGATGTTGCATCCACTGCCAGTGATGGATTGTTGGTCCAGAACAATTACGATACAATAGAAGGAGGTGGCTTCTTGG CAAGTGCACACACCGCTTCTGCCCCTCAGAATCCTAAGACGAATAGACATGTTGGGAGTGCTTATCCCACTCTACCACTAGGCTACCAGAATGCatctccatctggaggaccaagaATGCAGTATCCAGGTGGACCACAACAGTTCCCTCAG CCGTGCTTAGGAACAAATCCCTTAGCTGCATCTATGGGTGGACTGAGTCTTCAACCAGAAGGATTAAGACCCATCAACCTTCTTCAAGAGAGAAATATTCTCCCTGCAACCCCCTTGCAGCCACCCATTCCCAACTTGCATGAAGATATCCAGAAGCTCAACTGTAATCCAGA GTTGTTCCGATGTACCTTGACAAACATTCCTCAAACTCAGGCCTTACTGAACAAAGCCAAACTTCCTTTGGGGCTGATGCTTCATCCTTTCAAAGACCTATCG CAATTGCCTGTGGTAACCTCCAGTACAATTGTGAGATGTCGTAGCTGTAGGACGTATATCAATCCTTTTGTCAGCTTTCTTGACCAAAGGAGATGGAAATGCAACTTATGTTACAGAGTGAATGATG TTCCTGAAGAATTTATGTACAATCCTGTGACAAGAGTTTATGGAGAACCTCATAAAAGACCTGAAGTTCAAAATGCCACAATTGAGTTTATGGCTCCTTCTGAATATATG CTACGTCCACCTCAGCCTCCTGTATACCTCTTTGTGTTTGATGTGTCTCATAATGCAATAGAAACAGGATATTTGAACACTGTATGCAAGACTGTGTTGGACAATCTAGATTT AGTTCCAGGAAACACTAGGACAAAAATAGGCTTTATAACATTTGACAGCACAATCCATTTCTATAGCCTTCAGGAAGGTCTCTCTCAGCCACAGATGCTAATAGTTTCAGATATTGAAG aTGTGTTTATACCGATGCCAGAAAACCTACTAGTAAACTTAAACGAAAGCAAAGAG CTAATTCAAGATTTACTGAGAACTTTGCCTCAGATGTTTACTAACTCCCTGGAAACTCAGAGTGCTCTGGGACCTGCGCTACAGGCTGCCTTTAAATTGATGTCCCCCACTGGTGGTCGGATTTCTGTCTTCCAGACACAACTTCCTACTCTAGGAGTGGGTGCACTCAAATCTCGTGAAGAGCCTAACCAAAAAGCATCTGCAAAG GATATACATCTTACACCATCTACTGACTTCTATAAGAAGTTGGCCTTGGATTGCTCAGGACAGCAGGTTGCAGTTGACTTGTTCCTTCTTAGTGGGCAGTACTCTGACTTGGCTTCATTAG gttGTATATCAAGGTATTCAGCTGGTAGTGTCTATTACTACCAATCTTACCATCAGCAACACAATCCTCTTCTGGTGGAGAAATTACAGAAAGAACTTAAACGATACTTGACTAGAAAGATTGGTTTTGAGGCTGTCATGCGAATAAGGTGTACAAAAG GCCTTTCGATTCATACCTTCCATGGCAATTTCTTTGTGCGGTCAACAGATCTGTTGTCTCTACCAAATGTAAACCCTGATGCAGGATATGCTGTACAAATGTCAGTGGAGGAGAGTCTTACTGACATGCAGGTTGTCTGTTTCCAGTCAGCTCTCCTATATACGTCTAGTAAAG GTGAAAGGCGGATTCGTGTTCACACGCTGTGTTTACCGGTTGTTAGCCAACTGAGTGATGTTTATCTGGGAGCTGATGTGCAAGCAATTACTGGGCTTTTAGCCAATATGG CTGTTGACCGGTCAGTTTCTGCCAGTCTGAGTGATGCTCGAGATGCACTGGTGAATGCTATAGTAGATTCCCTGTCTGCATACCGGTCCTCCGTCCTAACCATTCAACAGCCTGGTCTCATGGCTCCCATTTCGTTACGTCTCTTCCCACTATATGTACTGGCTCTCTTAAAACAG AAAGCATTCCAAACTGGGACAAACATACGTTCAGATGATCGCATCTTTACCATGTGTCAAGTGAAAAACCAACCTTTAGTGTACCTCATGCTTATGATGCATCCCAATTTGTACAGAATTGACAATCTCACAGATGAG AGGGCCCTGAACATCAATGATAGAACAATACCTCAACCGCCTATTCTCCAATTGTCTGCGGAGAAGTTAAACAGGGATGGTGCTTACCTTATGGATGCTGGCTCT GTCATGTTTTTGTGGGTTGGAAAGAATTGTGGGCAGAACTTTATCAACAATGTCCTTGGAGTTCCACACTATGCATCAATACCACACAATTTG GCACAACTTCCAGAACTTGACACAGCTGAGTCTTCTAGAGTGCTTGCTTTTATCTCTTGGCTGAGGGAGCAAAGGCCCTTCTTTCCTATATTGTATATTTTGAG GGATGAAAGTCCATGGAAACCAAGTTTCCTACAAAACATGATAGAAGACAGAACAGAATCTGCATTATCATACTACGAGTTTCTTTTGCATATTCAACAGCAAGTGAATAAATGA
- the SEC24A gene encoding protein transport protein Sec24A isoform X5 translates to MTAGLSPGSATCKKCACATSSSPFRCEEGPVQSPLMNSPHLSDGQGYNSLVPGMYSQQVATKNPLHTSSGLSNYGVSQNVPQFSNYQGPGQTLNRPPVGSASLATAQQGPVAQMPPPLQNSVVVSSSAGTFHSGVNLPAHSNWQYGHAPLNQPTMGSQANHFAHGAATRPLLSSTVNTNASTNYNYVSSAGGPPVQNSYTKPGSQLTYSPVRPPIGTAPIGSQASIWPLAPPAAPPASITSQALQNSSTTQEAGDVASTASDGLLVQNNYDTIEGGGFLASAHTASAPQNPKTNRHVGSAYPTLPLGYQNASPSGGPRMQYPGGPQQFPQPCLGTNPLAASMGGLSLQPEGLRPINLLQERNILPATPLQPPIPNLHEDIQKLNCNPELFRCTLTNIPQTQALLNKAKLPLGLMLHPFKDLSQLPVVTSSTIVRCRSCRTYINPFVSFLDQRRWKCNLCYRVNDVPEEFMYNPVTRVYGEPHKRPEVQNATIEFMAPSEYMLRPPQPPVYLFVFDVSHNAIETGYLNTVCKTVLDNLDLVPGNTRTKIGFITFDSTIHFYSLQEGLSQPQMLIVSDIEDVFIPMPENLLVNLNESKELIQDLLRTLPQMFTNSLETQSALGPALQAAFKLMSPTGGRISVFQTQLPTLGVGALKSREEPNQKASAKDIHLTPSTDFYKKLALDCSGQQVAVDLFLLSGQYSDLASLGCISRYSAGSVYYYQSYHQQHNPLLVEKLQKELKRYLTRKIGFEAVMRIRCTKGLSIHTFHGNFFVRSTDLLSLPNVNPDAGYAVQMSVEESLTDMQVVCFQSALLYTSSKGERRIRVHTLCLPVVSQLSDVYLGADVQAITGLLANMAVDRSVSASLSDARDALVNAIVDSLSAYRSSVLTIQQPGLMAPISLRLFPLYVLALLKQKAFQTGTNIRSDDRIFTMCQVKNQPLVYLMLMMHPNLYRIDNLTDERALNINDRTIPQPPILQLSAEKLNRDGAYLMDAGSVMFLWVGKNCGQNFINNVLGVPHYASIPHNLAQLPELDTAESSRVLAFISWLREQRPFFPILYILRDESPWKPSFLQNMIEDRTESALSYYEFLLHIQQQVNK, encoded by the exons ATGACTGCTGGTCTCTCTCCCGGAAGTGCCACGTGTAAGAAGTGCGCTTGCGCGACATCGTCCAGTCCCTTCCGGTGTGAGGAGG GTCCTGTGCAAAGCCCATTGATGAATTCACCACACTTATCTGATGGACAGGGATACAATTCTTTGGTCCCAGGCATGTATTCTCAGCAAGTGGCAACAAAAAATCCATTGCATACATCTTCTGGACTCTCTAACTATGGTGTGTCTCAGAACGTTCCACAGTTTAGTAATTATCAGGGACCTGGGCAGACTCTTAATAGACCACCTGTTGGATCTGCTTCTCTGGCAACAGCACAACAAGGACCTGTTGCCCAAATGCCTCCTCCATTGCAGAACTCAGTTGTTGTATCAAGCTCTGCAGGTACCTTTCATTCTGGAGTTAATCTCCCAGCACATTCAAACTGGCAGTATGGGCACGCTCCTTTGAATCAGCCAACAATGGGCTCTCAAGCAAACCATTTTGCTCATGGAGCAGCAACTCGGCCATTGTTGTCATCAACGGTGAATACAAATGCATCAACGAACTATAATTATGTTTCTTCTGCTGGAGGTCCTCCAGTTCAAAACAGCTATACAAAGCCAG GTAGTCAGCTAACATACTCGCCAGTTAGACCTCCAATAGGAACTGCTCCAATTGGAAGTCAAGCCTCTATATGGCCCTTGGCTCCGCCAGCGGCTCCCCCAGCAAGCATTACATCCCAAGCTTTACAAAATTCATCAACTACACAAGAAG CAGGTGATGTTGCATCCACTGCCAGTGATGGATTGTTGGTCCAGAACAATTACGATACAATAGAAGGAGGTGGCTTCTTGG CAAGTGCACACACCGCTTCTGCCCCTCAGAATCCTAAGACGAATAGACATGTTGGGAGTGCTTATCCCACTCTACCACTAGGCTACCAGAATGCatctccatctggaggaccaagaATGCAGTATCCAGGTGGACCACAACAGTTCCCTCAG CCGTGCTTAGGAACAAATCCCTTAGCTGCATCTATGGGTGGACTGAGTCTTCAACCAGAAGGATTAAGACCCATCAACCTTCTTCAAGAGAGAAATATTCTCCCTGCAACCCCCTTGCAGCCACCCATTCCCAACTTGCATGAAGATATCCAGAAGCTCAACTGTAATCCAGA GTTGTTCCGATGTACCTTGACAAACATTCCTCAAACTCAGGCCTTACTGAACAAAGCCAAACTTCCTTTGGGGCTGATGCTTCATCCTTTCAAAGACCTATCG CAATTGCCTGTGGTAACCTCCAGTACAATTGTGAGATGTCGTAGCTGTAGGACGTATATCAATCCTTTTGTCAGCTTTCTTGACCAAAGGAGATGGAAATGCAACTTATGTTACAGAGTGAATGATG TTCCTGAAGAATTTATGTACAATCCTGTGACAAGAGTTTATGGAGAACCTCATAAAAGACCTGAAGTTCAAAATGCCACAATTGAGTTTATGGCTCCTTCTGAATATATG CTACGTCCACCTCAGCCTCCTGTATACCTCTTTGTGTTTGATGTGTCTCATAATGCAATAGAAACAGGATATTTGAACACTGTATGCAAGACTGTGTTGGACAATCTAGATTT AGTTCCAGGAAACACTAGGACAAAAATAGGCTTTATAACATTTGACAGCACAATCCATTTCTATAGCCTTCAGGAAGGTCTCTCTCAGCCACAGATGCTAATAGTTTCAGATATTGAAG aTGTGTTTATACCGATGCCAGAAAACCTACTAGTAAACTTAAACGAAAGCAAAGAG CTAATTCAAGATTTACTGAGAACTTTGCCTCAGATGTTTACTAACTCCCTGGAAACTCAGAGTGCTCTGGGACCTGCGCTACAGGCTGCCTTTAAATTGATGTCCCCCACTGGTGGTCGGATTTCTGTCTTCCAGACACAACTTCCTACTCTAGGAGTGGGTGCACTCAAATCTCGTGAAGAGCCTAACCAAAAAGCATCTGCAAAG GATATACATCTTACACCATCTACTGACTTCTATAAGAAGTTGGCCTTGGATTGCTCAGGACAGCAGGTTGCAGTTGACTTGTTCCTTCTTAGTGGGCAGTACTCTGACTTGGCTTCATTAG gttGTATATCAAGGTATTCAGCTGGTAGTGTCTATTACTACCAATCTTACCATCAGCAACACAATCCTCTTCTGGTGGAGAAATTACAGAAAGAACTTAAACGATACTTGACTAGAAAGATTGGTTTTGAGGCTGTCATGCGAATAAGGTGTACAAAAG GCCTTTCGATTCATACCTTCCATGGCAATTTCTTTGTGCGGTCAACAGATCTGTTGTCTCTACCAAATGTAAACCCTGATGCAGGATATGCTGTACAAATGTCAGTGGAGGAGAGTCTTACTGACATGCAGGTTGTCTGTTTCCAGTCAGCTCTCCTATATACGTCTAGTAAAG GTGAAAGGCGGATTCGTGTTCACACGCTGTGTTTACCGGTTGTTAGCCAACTGAGTGATGTTTATCTGGGAGCTGATGTGCAAGCAATTACTGGGCTTTTAGCCAATATGG CTGTTGACCGGTCAGTTTCTGCCAGTCTGAGTGATGCTCGAGATGCACTGGTGAATGCTATAGTAGATTCCCTGTCTGCATACCGGTCCTCCGTCCTAACCATTCAACAGCCTGGTCTCATGGCTCCCATTTCGTTACGTCTCTTCCCACTATATGTACTGGCTCTCTTAAAACAG AAAGCATTCCAAACTGGGACAAACATACGTTCAGATGATCGCATCTTTACCATGTGTCAAGTGAAAAACCAACCTTTAGTGTACCTCATGCTTATGATGCATCCCAATTTGTACAGAATTGACAATCTCACAGATGAG AGGGCCCTGAACATCAATGATAGAACAATACCTCAACCGCCTATTCTCCAATTGTCTGCGGAGAAGTTAAACAGGGATGGTGCTTACCTTATGGATGCTGGCTCT GTCATGTTTTTGTGGGTTGGAAAGAATTGTGGGCAGAACTTTATCAACAATGTCCTTGGAGTTCCACACTATGCATCAATACCACACAATTTG GCACAACTTCCAGAACTTGACACAGCTGAGTCTTCTAGAGTGCTTGCTTTTATCTCTTGGCTGAGGGAGCAAAGGCCCTTCTTTCCTATATTGTATATTTTGAG GGATGAAAGTCCATGGAAACCAAGTTTCCTACAAAACATGATAGAAGACAGAACAGAATCTGCATTATCATACTACGAGTTTCTTTTGCATATTCAACAGCAAGTGAATAAATGA
- the SEC24A gene encoding protein transport protein Sec24A isoform X2, with protein sequence MTAGLSPGSATCKKCACATSSSPFRCEEGPVQSPLMNSPHLSDGQGYNSLVPGMYSQQVATKNPLHTSSGLSNYGVSQNVPQFSNYQGPGQTLNRPPVGSASLATAQQGPVAQMPPPLQNSVVVSSSAGTFHSGVNLPAHSNWQYGHAPLNQPTMGSQANHFAHGAATRPLLSSTVNTNASTNYNYVSSAGGPPVQNSYTKPGFVPLPGSQLTYSPVRPPIGTAPIGSQASIWPLAPPAAPPASITSQALQNSSTTQEGDVASTASDGLLVQNNYDTIEGGGFLASAHTASAPQNPKTNRHVGSAYPTLPLGYQNASPSGGPRMQYPGGPQQFPQPCLGTNPLAASMGGLSLQPEGLRPINLLQERNILPATPLQPPIPNLHEDIQKLNCNPELFRCTLTNIPQTQALLNKAKLPLGLMLHPFKDLSQLPVVTSSTIVRCRSCRTYINPFVSFLDQRRWKCNLCYRVNDVPEEFMYNPVTRVYGEPHKRPEVQNATIEFMAPSEYMLRPPQPPVYLFVFDVSHNAIETGYLNTVCKTVLDNLDLVPGNTRTKIGFITFDSTIHFYSLQEGLSQPQMLIVSDIEDVFIPMPENLLVNLNESKELIQDLLRTLPQMFTNSLETQSALGPALQAAFKLMSPTGGRISVFQTQLPTLGVGALKSREEPNQKASAKDIHLTPSTDFYKKLALDCSGQQVAVDLFLLSGQYSDLASLGCISRYSAGSVYYYQSYHQQHNPLLVEKLQKELKRYLTRKIGFEAVMRIRCTKGLSIHTFHGNFFVRSTDLLSLPNVNPDAGYAVQMSVEESLTDMQVVCFQSALLYTSSKGERRIRVHTLCLPVVSQLSDVYLGADVQAITGLLANMAVDRSVSASLSDARDALVNAIVDSLSAYRSSVLTIQQPGLMAPISLRLFPLYVLALLKQKAFQTGTNIRSDDRIFTMCQVKNQPLVYLMLMMHPNLYRIDNLTDERALNINDRTIPQPPILQLSAEKLNRDGAYLMDAGSVMFLWVGKNCGQNFINNVLGVPHYASIPHNLAQLPELDTAESSRVLAFISWLREQRPFFPILYILRDESPWKPSFLQNMIEDRTESALSYYEFLLHIQQQVNK encoded by the exons ATGACTGCTGGTCTCTCTCCCGGAAGTGCCACGTGTAAGAAGTGCGCTTGCGCGACATCGTCCAGTCCCTTCCGGTGTGAGGAGG GTCCTGTGCAAAGCCCATTGATGAATTCACCACACTTATCTGATGGACAGGGATACAATTCTTTGGTCCCAGGCATGTATTCTCAGCAAGTGGCAACAAAAAATCCATTGCATACATCTTCTGGACTCTCTAACTATGGTGTGTCTCAGAACGTTCCACAGTTTAGTAATTATCAGGGACCTGGGCAGACTCTTAATAGACCACCTGTTGGATCTGCTTCTCTGGCAACAGCACAACAAGGACCTGTTGCCCAAATGCCTCCTCCATTGCAGAACTCAGTTGTTGTATCAAGCTCTGCAGGTACCTTTCATTCTGGAGTTAATCTCCCAGCACATTCAAACTGGCAGTATGGGCACGCTCCTTTGAATCAGCCAACAATGGGCTCTCAAGCAAACCATTTTGCTCATGGAGCAGCAACTCGGCCATTGTTGTCATCAACGGTGAATACAAATGCATCAACGAACTATAATTATGTTTCTTCTGCTGGAGGTCCTCCAGTTCAAAACAGCTATACAAAGCCAG GTTTTGTTCCTCTGCCAGGTAGTCAGCTAACATACTCGCCAGTTAGACCTCCAATAGGAACTGCTCCAATTGGAAGTCAAGCCTCTATATGGCCCTTGGCTCCGCCAGCGGCTCCCCCAGCAAGCATTACATCCCAAGCTTTACAAAATTCATCAACTACACAAGAAG GTGATGTTGCATCCACTGCCAGTGATGGATTGTTGGTCCAGAACAATTACGATACAATAGAAGGAGGTGGCTTCTTGG CAAGTGCACACACCGCTTCTGCCCCTCAGAATCCTAAGACGAATAGACATGTTGGGAGTGCTTATCCCACTCTACCACTAGGCTACCAGAATGCatctccatctggaggaccaagaATGCAGTATCCAGGTGGACCACAACAGTTCCCTCAG CCGTGCTTAGGAACAAATCCCTTAGCTGCATCTATGGGTGGACTGAGTCTTCAACCAGAAGGATTAAGACCCATCAACCTTCTTCAAGAGAGAAATATTCTCCCTGCAACCCCCTTGCAGCCACCCATTCCCAACTTGCATGAAGATATCCAGAAGCTCAACTGTAATCCAGA GTTGTTCCGATGTACCTTGACAAACATTCCTCAAACTCAGGCCTTACTGAACAAAGCCAAACTTCCTTTGGGGCTGATGCTTCATCCTTTCAAAGACCTATCG CAATTGCCTGTGGTAACCTCCAGTACAATTGTGAGATGTCGTAGCTGTAGGACGTATATCAATCCTTTTGTCAGCTTTCTTGACCAAAGGAGATGGAAATGCAACTTATGTTACAGAGTGAATGATG TTCCTGAAGAATTTATGTACAATCCTGTGACAAGAGTTTATGGAGAACCTCATAAAAGACCTGAAGTTCAAAATGCCACAATTGAGTTTATGGCTCCTTCTGAATATATG CTACGTCCACCTCAGCCTCCTGTATACCTCTTTGTGTTTGATGTGTCTCATAATGCAATAGAAACAGGATATTTGAACACTGTATGCAAGACTGTGTTGGACAATCTAGATTT AGTTCCAGGAAACACTAGGACAAAAATAGGCTTTATAACATTTGACAGCACAATCCATTTCTATAGCCTTCAGGAAGGTCTCTCTCAGCCACAGATGCTAATAGTTTCAGATATTGAAG aTGTGTTTATACCGATGCCAGAAAACCTACTAGTAAACTTAAACGAAAGCAAAGAG CTAATTCAAGATTTACTGAGAACTTTGCCTCAGATGTTTACTAACTCCCTGGAAACTCAGAGTGCTCTGGGACCTGCGCTACAGGCTGCCTTTAAATTGATGTCCCCCACTGGTGGTCGGATTTCTGTCTTCCAGACACAACTTCCTACTCTAGGAGTGGGTGCACTCAAATCTCGTGAAGAGCCTAACCAAAAAGCATCTGCAAAG GATATACATCTTACACCATCTACTGACTTCTATAAGAAGTTGGCCTTGGATTGCTCAGGACAGCAGGTTGCAGTTGACTTGTTCCTTCTTAGTGGGCAGTACTCTGACTTGGCTTCATTAG gttGTATATCAAGGTATTCAGCTGGTAGTGTCTATTACTACCAATCTTACCATCAGCAACACAATCCTCTTCTGGTGGAGAAATTACAGAAAGAACTTAAACGATACTTGACTAGAAAGATTGGTTTTGAGGCTGTCATGCGAATAAGGTGTACAAAAG GCCTTTCGATTCATACCTTCCATGGCAATTTCTTTGTGCGGTCAACAGATCTGTTGTCTCTACCAAATGTAAACCCTGATGCAGGATATGCTGTACAAATGTCAGTGGAGGAGAGTCTTACTGACATGCAGGTTGTCTGTTTCCAGTCAGCTCTCCTATATACGTCTAGTAAAG GTGAAAGGCGGATTCGTGTTCACACGCTGTGTTTACCGGTTGTTAGCCAACTGAGTGATGTTTATCTGGGAGCTGATGTGCAAGCAATTACTGGGCTTTTAGCCAATATGG CTGTTGACCGGTCAGTTTCTGCCAGTCTGAGTGATGCTCGAGATGCACTGGTGAATGCTATAGTAGATTCCCTGTCTGCATACCGGTCCTCCGTCCTAACCATTCAACAGCCTGGTCTCATGGCTCCCATTTCGTTACGTCTCTTCCCACTATATGTACTGGCTCTCTTAAAACAG AAAGCATTCCAAACTGGGACAAACATACGTTCAGATGATCGCATCTTTACCATGTGTCAAGTGAAAAACCAACCTTTAGTGTACCTCATGCTTATGATGCATCCCAATTTGTACAGAATTGACAATCTCACAGATGAG AGGGCCCTGAACATCAATGATAGAACAATACCTCAACCGCCTATTCTCCAATTGTCTGCGGAGAAGTTAAACAGGGATGGTGCTTACCTTATGGATGCTGGCTCT GTCATGTTTTTGTGGGTTGGAAAGAATTGTGGGCAGAACTTTATCAACAATGTCCTTGGAGTTCCACACTATGCATCAATACCACACAATTTG GCACAACTTCCAGAACTTGACACAGCTGAGTCTTCTAGAGTGCTTGCTTTTATCTCTTGGCTGAGGGAGCAAAGGCCCTTCTTTCCTATATTGTATATTTTGAG GGATGAAAGTCCATGGAAACCAAGTTTCCTACAAAACATGATAGAAGACAGAACAGAATCTGCATTATCATACTACGAGTTTCTTTTGCATATTCAACAGCAAGTGAATAAATGA